The nucleotide sequence CCCGCGCCTGCCACCACGTTTGCGCATTTGGACGCGACGATTGTGTTGGAACGCTCCATCGCTGAGCTGGGCATTTATCCCGCCGTAGATCCGCTGTCGTCCAACTCCCGCGCGCTCTCAGCTGATATCGTCGGCCAGGAACATTACGATGTCGCACGCGGCGTTCAGAAGGTGCTTCAACGCTACAAGGACTTGCAGGACATCATTGCGATTCTCGGCATGGACGAACTGTCCCCCGAGGACAAGCTCACCGTGTTCCGCGCCCGCAAGATTCAGCGCTTCCTCAGCCAGCCGTTCTCAGTTGCGCAGGTGTTCACCGGCCGCGAAGGCAAGCAGGTTCCTGTTGCCGAAACCGTCCGTGGTTTCAAGGAAATCCTGGAAGGCAAACACGATGATGTGCCCGAGGTGAACTTCTACATGAAGGGCGGGATCGACGAGATCAAGGAAGCTTGATCGTTCGACGACTTGGGGATTCCGCTTGGGGTGGAATCCCGAAAGCGATACTGGAAAGTTATGGCAACTCTGAAGCTTGAAATCGTCACGCCCGACGCGAAGGTCTACTCCGACGACGTCGAGATGGTCACGCTGCCGGGTGTGGAAGGTGAGATGGGAATTTATCCCAATCACGTTCCCCTGATGACGCAAATCTCTCCCGGCGAAATCGTTGCACGCAAGGGCGGGCAGGATTTCTTCCTCGCCATTGGAGAAGGCTTCGCCGAGATCACGGGCGAGCGGGTGGCTATTCTCGCTGACATGGCAATCCGCGCGGAGAACATTGACGAAACCAAAGCTGAGGAAGCGCGCCGGCGCGCGGAGTCACGCCTCGCGGAGAAGATCGATGACGAGGAATCAGCTCTCGTCCAGGCTGCGCTGGCGCAATCCTTGGCGCAGCTCAAGGTGAAACGCCGCCAGGGCGGACGCTGACAGCAGGCTAACGCCGAAACCGGAGCGCCGACTTGCAGTCGAATTAGCGTCCGGTTTTGCCTGAGGCGGCCAAGTTCGCTGATGCTCCTTTGGTGGTATTGGATTTCCTTCAATCCTGAC is from Verrucomicrobiia bacterium and encodes:
- a CDS encoding F0F1 ATP synthase subunit epsilon → MATLKLEIVTPDAKVYSDDVEMVTLPGVEGEMGIYPNHVPLMTQISPGEIVARKGGQDFFLAIGEGFAEITGERVAILADMAIRAENIDETKAEEARRRAESRLAEKIDDEESALVQAALAQSLAQLKVKRRQGGR